The following is a genomic window from Deinococcus malanensis.
CGCGCATCCGGCACCTCGCCCAGACTCTCGGTGTCGCCCGTTTCGAGCAGCACGTGGAGGGGGACGCGATGCTTGACCTGGGGCCGCAGGGCACCGAACGTCATGCCGTGCGCTCCCCCATGGCGGGTGCCTTGCGCTTCAAACAAGGTGCAGAGGAACTGAGCACCCGCCTGGCCGACGCGCTGCCCGCCGGCAGCGTGAAATTCGGTGTGCAGGTGACCGGTGTGCACGTACAAGGAGACTCGGTGTTAGTCGTGGCTGCCGGGCCGGCTGGGGACGCGCTGGTCTTTCCAGCTCAGGCCGTGATTGTCGCGTTGCCTCCTCGCCTCGCGGAACAGACGATCACGTTCATGCCCGAGTTGCCCCCGGCACTGACTCAGGTGCTGAGCGCCACCCCGACCTGGATGGGACACGCCATGAAAGCCGTGGTGCGGTACGAGCGCGCGTTCTGGCGG
Proteins encoded in this region:
- a CDS encoding flavin monoamine oxidase family protein translates to MTDVTPHQSADVIIVGAGLAGLTAAYTLAQSGIRVVVLEARDRVGGRTLTRSDDQGPSVDLGATWSWPHQTRIRHLAQTLGVARFEQHVEGDAMLDLGPQGTERHAVRSPMAGALRFKQGAEELSTRLADALPAGSVKFGVQVTGVHVQGDSVLVVAAGPAGDALVFPAQAVIVALPPRLAEQTITFMPELPPALTQVLSATPTWMGHAMKAVVRYERAFWRAQGLSGFAVSYTGPLQEIHDASPADGGAGALFGFFTAHAEVRRAPRQERQHLV